The following nucleotide sequence is from Halogeometricum borinquense DSM 11551.
CCCATTCACCCTCCGACCGCTGGAACTCAACGATCCGGTTGTTCTCCGAGTCAGCGACGATGACAGCGGGTCCACCCATCTTCGTGGGAATGTAGTCGGGGTTGTGCTGTTCGTATATCGTCTCGAACTCGTCTTCGCCTCCGAGGGTCCACGACTCCTCAAGACCCGACCGGTTCAAGAACACCACTTGGTCTTGGTTACGGAGGCTGGCCATGATGCGGCCGTCGTCAAGCAGTTCGACGTCGTTGATATGCGTCCAATCATACGGGTACGCACCGCCGCCGTTACGGGGGAACGACTGTTCGGCGCGCCATTTCCACACAATCGTGCCCGTCTCAATGTTTAGGAGATGGACGTTATCTCGGGCTATGTCTGCAACGAGGTAGTGTGTCTCATTCACACGGTCTACATCGTGCCACTGGACGGTTTCCGTACGACCGATACGTCGCGGCGGCCGCCACGGATACGTCCGACTGTACAGCGTCTTCACTTCGCCGGTCGTCAAGTTTACTGTCCGGATGAGGTTCTTCCGACAACTGGTTACGCTCTTGCACTCTGACGGAGAGAGCGTTTCACTGGCACCAAACAGGAGTGTCGACTTCTTATCCGATACTGGATCAACGTCCCAGTACGAATCGTGCTCTGTGTGTTTGTAGTACTCTGTGTTGTCCGCTCCGACGACCACAAACTTTGCAGTCGCGTGCGGACTATCAGCGACTGTTATCGCTGTTAATTCCTGCGAAACGTTTGGTGAGTACGTCGCAGTCTTCGATTCTTCTCCACTAACCGATTCATAACTGACATAACCCGATGCGACAGTACTGCTTCCGAGAAGCAGCACTATAAGTAGCGCAAATCGGGCTTTGGTCCGTCCCCCCATCGTTCTGTGACCGTCTGTGGAGAGACATAGTACAAGAAGTTACTGTATAGTACTGCATCATTTTAGAATGATTGTCACTTCTATCCAATTTCCCCACAAACTACTCAATGATTTGCCACACTAGTTATCAAATTCTGTATTTGGTGGCGAAGATACTTGTACGGTACCGATTCAGATCACTGGTATGCAGTCTCTGGTACGGAGCGCGAGGGAGGTGTACCGTCATGACGGTCCTCTCTCGGTTTTCAAGTGGGGTTTGAAATGGGGGGCATGGCGAATTGGCTTAAATAACGTGTATCAACAGTTCGTTTCCGACCATCTCGTCCTTCCGTTGGACGATCTCAGTGTGTCGTTTGCCTCGTCCGGTGCGAGTGTCTTCTACGACTTCACCGACGATTTCGAGAGCGAGAAGGACATCGTCTCGGAAGTTCTCGATGCTGTCGAGGGCGGCGACGTGTTCTATGATATTGGGGCGAATATCGGCCTGTACGCGTGTTTCGTCGGAACCGCGTCTGACGACATCGACGTCGTCGCGTTCGAGCCGAGTCACAGAGCTAGTAGCGAGCTACGTAAAAACATTGAACTCAACCGTCTCGACGTGCAGATCCGTTCCGAAGCGCTCTCCGATGAGTGCGGTACGGCCTCGTTCGTGGATGAGGGATTGACGCAGAATCACCTCCAGTCTCGCGCCGAGACAGGGACAGCCGACGCTACCGAAGTGCCGATAGTGACTGGTGATTCGCTCGTAGACGACGGCGAAACGCCCCACCCGACAGTAGCGAAAATCGACGTCGAAGGCGCGGAGATGCAGGTCCTCCAGGGGCTCGACGCGGAACTCAGCCGTCCGGAGTTCAGAACCGTGTTTTGCGAGGTTCATCCCCGAAAGCTCCCCGAATACGATAGTTCGCCCGAGGAAGTCGAACAGTTCCTCCGAGAACGGGGGTTCTCGCTGGAAACTCTCTACGAGCGCCGTTCGCAGTATTATCTCAAGGCTGTGAAGGACGACCACGAGGAGTAGCTGATGTTCGACACCGGTCACCTCCGAAGGCGGTGTGAGGCGGTGAATACGGCGCTACGCAACTCGATTGGAGTCGGCGTCCCGGTCCTGATCGTCGCACTTTCACTCTTCGTTGTGCCGTTTGTCGATCTCTCGCTGGTGGTCGCCGATATCATCGAGTTCGATCCAGTGTACGACTTCGTCACGTCGTACTACGGTGCGGCGAGGGGATACCTTGCGGGCGAAGCCGTCTACGCCAACCCTGACCACCCGTACATCTACCCGCCGCTGACGCTGCTTCTGTGGCTCCCGTTCGTCGTCTTTGATCCCTTGCTGGCAGGCGTTGTCTGGGATATTGTCGTCCTCGGGGTGCTGTACGCGAGCGTGCTGTTCCTGCTGTCGTCTCGGAATGTCTCACTAAACGCACGGTGGCGCTTTGGACTCCTCGCGGCGCTGGTCGGATTCTACCCGACGATCTTGTGGCTCAAAGCGGGACAGGTATCCGGACTGCTAGCTGCGCTCCTGTGCGTCGCTGCTGGTTTATCCGGTGGGGACGAGGGCCCTCGACACGGCATTTTGACTGGAGCCATCCTCGCGGTCGTCTCGTTGTTCAAGCCGTTCTATGCGGTCGCGGCAACGCCGGTTCCGCGGAAGAACGCGAGACTGGTTGGTGGGTTTCTCGGCGTCGCTGTCGTCATCCTTGCCGGTCTCATTATCTTTGGCATCGACATGCAACTCGCTCAATTTGACTACCTCCTCACCGGTCTCGGCTGGGGTGAGACGGCAGAGGCCGGTGGTGGGGGTTCGTCGCCGACGAACTGGGGACCCTATTACTTCCGGCCGTTCATCGTATTCGGAGGATTCGCACTGTACGTAAAGTTCGCGTTCGTCGCCCTCCTCGCGGTCGTCTCAATCGCTAGTCGGTGGATGGACTCTACGGAACTTGATGAGCGACTGTTCGTTCTCGGATTTACTGCGGTGCCACTTCTCAGTCCCATCTCGGACCTGTTCGCGGTCAACGCCCTGATTCCGGCTCTCGTTCTCACCTCAGTCGCGGAACTGCGGCGGGAGGAGTCACTCATTCAGGTTCCGCTGTTCACTGTCCTCATGATTCAAATACACCCGTACCTGTTCGGCTTCCTCGCCAGTTTCGGTCCGCGGTACGTCCCGGAACTTCGCGTCTTGGAACCGGTACTTCCACTGCTTCAACCTGCTCTCTGGGGTATCTTCGCGCTTGTCGGACTCCAATTGTACCGTATCTCGAAGGAAGTGGACTTCTGAACTGATTCTCGCGCCTCACTCTTTCCGACTCGGGCTTGCCCGTTCTTTCGGCTACTGTCGCCGAAATCAACAACGACGGTAGATAGTGAGATATTAATGAGTCGTCGCAGAATTCCGCGGCATGGACCTCTCGACAGCGTTTCGCCGCACACGGCGCTCACGTCCGCGCCTGTTCTGGCTCTCCGCCGTTACGCTGGCGTCGTTGCTCGTGTTTCCCGCCGTTGAAATCGCCCTCCAGTCGGCGAACCTCGTCCCCGGATTCACGTTCTACGACTTCCGTGGCGCCTTCTATACTGCTGGAGAACGATTCCTCTCTGGAAAGAACCTGTACGCCGACGTACACAACCCGTACGTCTATCCGCCCGTCGTCGTCCTCCTGTTTGCACCCTTCACTGTCGTCTCTCCGTGGATGGCGGGTCTGTTGTGGAATGTCTTCTCGCTGGCTGTGTTAGGTGCGGGACTATTCGCGCTCGTTCGCTCCTTCGGAGTTCGCCTTTCGATTCCGTCGAAAGCCGTTCTACTGTGGGCACTGGTCGGGTTCTTCCCGACGATTTTGTGGCTCAAAGCTGGGCAAGTATCTGGCTTCCTCACGGGACTGTTCTGCTTTGCCGTTGCAGCACACCGACGGAGTTGGCAAGATGATGATTCTACCACGCTCGCATTAGCTAGCGGTGCGCTGACGACGATTTCAAGTTCGTTCAAGCCGTTCTACGCACCGTCTGGCGCGCACCTCCTCCGCGACAAGAAACGTTTTGTCGGAGCTGTCGCCGCCGTTGTGGGAATCGTCGGACTGAGTCTCTTCTTCGGCGTTGAGACGTTCACTGACTACCTCGGTGTTCTCACGCACGGCAAGGGTTGGGGACAGGCCACTGAACCCGGCGGAATCAGCACCGACATTACCAACTGGGGCCCGTTCTTCTTCCGGCCGCTGTACTTTTTCGGATCGGCTGCGCTGTACATCCGTCTCGCGTTGACATTCGGCGTCGCCGGACTCGTCCTGTATAGTCGCCGCGATGACTCAGCACGGTCGGAGTACGCCGCACTCGCACTCGGACTGACGACAATTCCGCTGGCCAGTCCGATCCCCGACCTGTTCGCTGTCACACCTCTTATCCCCGCATTTATCGTTTCGCTGTTCAACGAACTCCAACTTGACGACGGTCTCCCCGAGATTCCTGTTCTGTCCGTACTCCTATTCCACGTTCACGCGTATACACTCGGATTCTTCGCAGGATTCGGTGCTACTATCATCCCTGCGGTTTCTGCTCTTGAACCATTATTGCCGTTCTTGCAGGCGGGGATGTGGGCGCTGGCGCTCATGTTTGGACTCCAAGTGTATCGAATCGGCCAATCTGTTCGCGCCTAACGGTCCCGAGGGGGCGGTTGCGTCAGGTATATGTGCTGAGTTAGAGTAGGGCGCGACAGACACGATGGTTTCTGGCGACATTGCCGACGCCGACGGCCCGATGGACGCAGTTCCGGGCCCCGGACGCGACGCGTGTGACGCTCATGCGGCACTCGACGTAGAAGCCGTACTCTCGGACACTTCGGTTGTGATCCCGAGCCGGGACGAGCAGAACTACACGAGCAAGAGCGTCCCCGACTGGCTTGAGGTCGTCGTCCGGACAGACGACGGGCGAAGCGTCGCCCGCAACCGCGGCGTTGAAGAGGCAACGGGTGAGTGGATTGTTCTCGCCGACGATGACATTACGTTCCCGACCACGCTGACAGCTATGCTCGTTGACTCTATGCATACGTGCCATCTCGCTGGTCTGGAGGATTTCTGGCCGATGGACACGCTACTGACTCGGTACATGGTCTTTCACCGGTCGCTGTGGGACGCCGTTGGCGGTTTTGATGAGAGTCGAGAACACGGTGAAGACTCCGACTTTGTCTACCGATGCGCGGACGCAGGGGCAAAGATACGTCCGCTTCCTCGTAACATCGTTCCACACCACGACGCCGATACCGAGTTCTCCGCGCTTGAACACGTCGAATGGCTCTGGTATCTCCTGCGGCGACATCCGGTTCGCATGGCTCCGAAAGCGGCGCTGTTGGGTCTCCAGAAGCTTGGACTGGTCGAACCTCCCGTGACAGACTACCCGGATGGGTGGTCTAGCCAACTCATTCAGCCTTCCGGAGAGGGAGACGAGAGATGAATATCGTTCACATCACGGCGGGTCTCGTTCCAATCCACGGTGAGTTCGGCGGCGGCGTCGAGCGCCATATCCGAGCAGTCACGACGGGTCTTGCTGCCCGGGACCACAATGTGACAGTCGTGGACCGCCGCCACGATGTTGATGACCCACTCAGCATTGACGGGGTTGATGTACTCCGACTCGCGGCCCCACGGGTCCAGACAGGTCTACTTGACGGGTGGTTGGACCACGTGCTGAACGAGTGTTTGTACTCGGCCGGTCTTCGCCGTGCCCAAGAGCGAATTGCCGAGGCCGATGTGGTCCACGCGCATAACATGTACGCGGGCCTTGCCGCGCGGCGCCTCGCCCGGAAAGCACGAGTTCCATTCGTCTATACCTGCCACAACGGAATGTGGTGTACTGACGACGTGAACACCTACGAACAACAAGTCGTCCGCCGCTTTGAGGGGAGTTTGATGCGAGATGCCGATGCGTCAATCGCTGTGAGCGAAGCCGTCGCTGACGGGGCACGTACGTACGGCGACGCCGACCCGACGGTGATTCCGAATGGTGTTGACACCGAGATCTACGGCCCCGATGCGGACACCCGTTCAGTCGAAGACACCTACGAGCTCGACGGCCGAAAGACCGTCCTCTTCGTTGGTCGTCTCGCCCGAGCAAAAGGGGTTGATGTCCTCGTCAAGGCCGCTCGTGACGTACTCGACAGCAGCAACGACCCGGTCCGGTTTGTCCTCGTCGGTCCTGACAAACACATGTTCGGCGGATCTGCCGCAGAGTCGTATCCTACGGAGATACGGCGTTTGCTTGATGAATTGGGCGTCCGAGACGACTTCGTATTCGCCGGACAGGTATCTGATGAGGAACTTGTCTCCCTCTACACGGCCGCCGATGCGTTCGTCCTTCCGTCACGGTACGAGGCGCAGGGGATGGTCCTCTTGGAGGCACTCGCCAGCGGAACGCCTGTTGTCGGAACAGATGTCGGTGGCATCTCCGAAGTCGTTACCAGCGATGTCGGCCGTGTTGTCCCACCTGAGGCCCCGGTGCAGTTAGCAGAGGCACTCCTCGCTGTCCTCGATGCTGACCGAAACGGCGCGATGTCAGTCACCGCCCGTGACTACGCCGAACGGACCTATGCATGGCCACGTATCGTCTCCCGAATCGAATCCGTGTACGAGGGGGTCAGATAGATGCACGTCCTGTTCGTCGGCACGCGCGCGCCACTGACGCCGGAGCGTCGCGGCGCTATCGAGAAACTCACCTTCGACCTCGCTTCGACGTTGGCGTCTGAGGGGCACGACGCAACGGTTCTCACTGTCGGTGAATCCGGCCGCCGATACACCGCCGAGGGCGTTCAACTAGTAGAAATAACCGAACCGATAACGCGCCCTCCCTCGCATGTCACGCCCGTCGTGGAGTTCGGTCGCAAAGCACGCCGAGTCGCCGACAGAATCCACCGTGAGAATCCGGTGGATGTGGTTCATGCTGTCTACTACCCGAACCTTCTCGGCTTCCGACCTCCCGGCGATGCTCCGCTCGTCGTCGCCGAGCACAACGCCCACCCGTGGCGGAAGGAGCATCGTTTTATTGAGGAATTGACTATTACACACCGACTCCGCTGGGAGGCTGACACCTACATCAGACTCGCGGAGGCCCACGCTGCCTTCTTCGGCGCCGAGAGAGTTCTTAGCGTCAGCGACGCCCACGGCGAGTGGATCGACCGAGCGATTCCAGAAGCGCGGTCGAAGCGCGAGACGATGTACAACTTCGTCGATACAGACGTTTATCGCCCCGATACCGCATCAGAACGCGATATCGACTTCCCCGATGGGAAAACAGTCCTGTACGCGGGTCGAAAAGTCCCTCACAAGGGCCTTCACAGGGCAGTCAGTGCGATATCCAAGATGGAGACCGACGCAACACTCGTCGTTCTCGGCCCACTCGGAAGTGGATTCAGCGATGTGGATTCTCTTGATGGTGTAAATCCCGATGATCTCGAGCCATATCTCGGGAGTGTTATCGAGGATGCACAAAATTCCGGAGTGACCGATCAAATCTCGTTCCCTGGCTATGTCGCTGACGCCGACCTTCCGGCCTACTACGCCGCAGCGGATGTCACCACGTTCCCGAGTGTCCTCGAATCGTTTGGTATGGTCCCGGTGGAATCGATGGCGTGCGGAACACCAGTCGTCGCCCACGACGTGCCGCCGATAGATGAGACGGTTCTTGATGGTGAGACTGGGTTCCTGACAAACGAGGTGTCGGCGTCGGCACTCGCAGCAGCCCTGGATCGACTTCTCACCGACGATTCTCTTCGAAGCCAGTTCGCTGAACGGGGACGGAATCGAGCGGTCGAGCGATTCGACATCGAAACCGCCGTACAGGAACATATCCGCTTGTACGAGCGCGTTCACAGCGAGTAAAACGTAGCGTATTTTATCCTGTGTTGTTTCGGTCGTCGTATGCCAGACCCCGCCGACCGACCGCACGTCGTCTTCTTGACGGTCGATTCGCTCCGGCGTGATGATGTCGGTTGTTATGGACAACTCGACATTGAGTACGATCTCACCCCGCAAATCGACACGCTCGCAGACGAGGGGGCACGGTTTGATGCTGCCATCAGCAACGGACCGAGTACGCTCTACTCGTTCCTGGCGAGTCAGACTTCAACGTATCCGCTCGAAGACGAAGAACATACGCGAAACCGACCGTTCCTTGCCGAGGAACTCTCCAAGGGTGGATACGAGACGGCGGCGTTCGTCACGAACCCCTTCCTGACGACACACTACGGCTTTGACCGTGGGTTCGATCACTTCCGAGATTTCACGGGATCTGAGGCCGATGACGAGGGGACGGCAGGTCTCAAGCGGGATTTCATGGATAAACTCAACCGGGCGCTCCGTCGTTCACCGTTCCTATACGAGATTGCAAAAGGGGTTAAGAACTTCAGTTCGGCTCCGTTCCCCAGAGCGGGGCAAGTCAACGACGAAGTTGTTACGTATCTCGAATCGACCGACGGTGATGACCCGCTGTTCTTGTGGGCACACTATATGGATCCGCATCATCCGTATCTGCCCGAACCAGAATACCGTGATCTCCCATTCGTTCCTTCGCTGAGTAAGTGGGAGATCATCCGTTTGTCGGCGAAGATTGACCTCATCAAGCGCGACGATTACGACCGGACGAACATCACCGACGAAACGCTGTCGAACCTTCGTGCTCTCTATCGCGCACAAATAAAACGTAC
It contains:
- a CDS encoding arylsulfotransferase family protein, encoding MTTGEVKTLYSRTYPWRPPRRIGRTETVQWHDVDRVNETHYLVADIARDNVHLLNIETGTIVWKWRAEQSFPRNGGGAYPYDWTHINDVELLDDGRIMASLRNQDQVVFLNRSGLEESWTLGGEDEFETIYEQHNPDYIPTKMGGPAVIVADSENNRIVEFQRSEGEWVESWTWQDRTMSWPRDADRLPNGNTLVTDTAAGRVIDLNTDGEIVWSYEIQMAYEAERLGTGDESAGGESAAALGLPSREPGDVVDTEQAKPSLVSRIPGMITSLFPNKLVHGVMFLLPGWVGVYELLGAMLCVGSLFTWGILEIRWRSVEIQFRNPIQFNR
- a CDS encoding FkbM family methyltransferase; protein product: MSFASSGASVFYDFTDDFESEKDIVSEVLDAVEGGDVFYDIGANIGLYACFVGTASDDIDVVAFEPSHRASSELRKNIELNRLDVQIRSEALSDECGTASFVDEGLTQNHLQSRAETGTADATEVPIVTGDSLVDDGETPHPTVAKIDVEGAEMQVLQGLDAELSRPEFRTVFCEVHPRKLPEYDSSPEEVEQFLRERGFSLETLYERRSQYYLKAVKDDHEE
- a CDS encoding glycosyltransferase 87 family protein, whose translation is MFDTGHLRRRCEAVNTALRNSIGVGVPVLIVALSLFVVPFVDLSLVVADIIEFDPVYDFVTSYYGAARGYLAGEAVYANPDHPYIYPPLTLLLWLPFVVFDPLLAGVVWDIVVLGVLYASVLFLLSSRNVSLNARWRFGLLAALVGFYPTILWLKAGQVSGLLAALLCVAAGLSGGDEGPRHGILTGAILAVVSLFKPFYAVAATPVPRKNARLVGGFLGVAVVILAGLIIFGIDMQLAQFDYLLTGLGWGETAEAGGGGSSPTNWGPYYFRPFIVFGGFALYVKFAFVALLAVVSIASRWMDSTELDERLFVLGFTAVPLLSPISDLFAVNALIPALVLTSVAELRREESLIQVPLFTVLMIQIHPYLFGFLASFGPRYVPELRVLEPVLPLLQPALWGIFALVGLQLYRISKEVDF
- a CDS encoding glycosyltransferase family 87 protein; translated protein: MDLSTAFRRTRRSRPRLFWLSAVTLASLLVFPAVEIALQSANLVPGFTFYDFRGAFYTAGERFLSGKNLYADVHNPYVYPPVVVLLFAPFTVVSPWMAGLLWNVFSLAVLGAGLFALVRSFGVRLSIPSKAVLLWALVGFFPTILWLKAGQVSGFLTGLFCFAVAAHRRSWQDDDSTTLALASGALTTISSSFKPFYAPSGAHLLRDKKRFVGAVAAVVGIVGLSLFFGVETFTDYLGVLTHGKGWGQATEPGGISTDITNWGPFFFRPLYFFGSAALYIRLALTFGVAGLVLYSRRDDSARSEYAALALGLTTIPLASPIPDLFAVTPLIPAFIVSLFNELQLDDGLPEIPVLSVLLFHVHAYTLGFFAGFGATIIPAVSALEPLLPFLQAGMWALALMFGLQVYRIGQSVRA
- a CDS encoding glycosyltransferase family 2 protein; protein product: MVSGDIADADGPMDAVPGPGRDACDAHAALDVEAVLSDTSVVIPSRDEQNYTSKSVPDWLEVVVRTDDGRSVARNRGVEEATGEWIVLADDDITFPTTLTAMLVDSMHTCHLAGLEDFWPMDTLLTRYMVFHRSLWDAVGGFDESREHGEDSDFVYRCADAGAKIRPLPRNIVPHHDADTEFSALEHVEWLWYLLRRHPVRMAPKAALLGLQKLGLVEPPVTDYPDGWSSQLIQPSGEGDER
- a CDS encoding glycosyltransferase family 4 protein; the protein is MNIVHITAGLVPIHGEFGGGVERHIRAVTTGLAARDHNVTVVDRRHDVDDPLSIDGVDVLRLAAPRVQTGLLDGWLDHVLNECLYSAGLRRAQERIAEADVVHAHNMYAGLAARRLARKARVPFVYTCHNGMWCTDDVNTYEQQVVRRFEGSLMRDADASIAVSEAVADGARTYGDADPTVIPNGVDTEIYGPDADTRSVEDTYELDGRKTVLFVGRLARAKGVDVLVKAARDVLDSSNDPVRFVLVGPDKHMFGGSAAESYPTEIRRLLDELGVRDDFVFAGQVSDEELVSLYTAADAFVLPSRYEAQGMVLLEALASGTPVVGTDVGGISEVVTSDVGRVVPPEAPVQLAEALLAVLDADRNGAMSVTARDYAERTYAWPRIVSRIESVYEGVR
- a CDS encoding glycosyltransferase family 4 protein; translation: MHVLFVGTRAPLTPERRGAIEKLTFDLASTLASEGHDATVLTVGESGRRYTAEGVQLVEITEPITRPPSHVTPVVEFGRKARRVADRIHRENPVDVVHAVYYPNLLGFRPPGDAPLVVAEHNAHPWRKEHRFIEELTITHRLRWEADTYIRLAEAHAAFFGAERVLSVSDAHGEWIDRAIPEARSKRETMYNFVDTDVYRPDTASERDIDFPDGKTVLYAGRKVPHKGLHRAVSAISKMETDATLVVLGPLGSGFSDVDSLDGVNPDDLEPYLGSVIEDAQNSGVTDQISFPGYVADADLPAYYAAADVTTFPSVLESFGMVPVESMACGTPVVAHDVPPIDETVLDGETGFLTNEVSASALAAALDRLLTDDSLRSQFAERGRNRAVERFDIETAVQEHIRLYERVHSE
- a CDS encoding sulfatase; its protein translation is MPDPADRPHVVFLTVDSLRRDDVGCYGQLDIEYDLTPQIDTLADEGARFDAAISNGPSTLYSFLASQTSTYPLEDEEHTRNRPFLAEELSKGGYETAAFVTNPFLTTHYGFDRGFDHFRDFTGSEADDEGTAGLKRDFMDKLNRALRRSPFLYEIAKGVKNFSSAPFPRAGQVNDEVVTYLESTDGDDPLFLWAHYMDPHHPYLPEPEYRDLPFVPSLSKWEIIRLSAKIDLIKRDDYDRTNITDETLSNLRALYRAQIKRTDDAIKRVVRSLKENGLYDDTLLIIASDHGDEFFEHGSLGHSPQLYDELIHVPFVVKTPADHETIESVEGLMAYLDIPPTVLDFAGITPPSSMRGESVRESFETGATDREHVISEYTYWDDRITSLRTPEWKYIVDYLHDREELFDINTDPTEQTNVLSDTPDVAAELREIVRTHLDAEGEHQSTAYDDIDDEMRGQLEDLGYL